The Corynebacterium halotolerans YIM 70093 = DSM 44683 region GAGGCCGTCGGTGGCCACGAGGGAGGCCACCAGATGGGAGCCCACGCCCCGCCGGGCGAACGGGGTGGCCACCGCCCGCCCCGTCGACCAGTCCAACCGCACCGGGACAATGATCGCCCGGTCCCGCGGGACGGGGAACTCCCGCTCCGCCACGGCCGTCACGTGCGGCCGGGCCAGCTGGGAGGCCGGTGCCGGATGGCCGGCGAGTGCCCGGACCAGGGGAGCGACGTACAGGTGGAAGGAGACGAACGCCGCGACCGGGTTGCCGGGCAGGCACACCAGCGGGGTGTCCTCCCACACTCCGAGCCCCTGCGGCGCGCCGGGCTTCTGGGCCACGTGGCCGAACCACATGTCACCCGCCCCCGTCACCTCACGGACCACGTCGAACGCTCCGGCCGAGACCCCGCCGCTGGTGATCACGAGGTCATTATCCGTGCAGGCGCGGGAGAGCTCCTCGGCGAAGCCGCCGTCGACGTCCCCGGCGTGGGCGCGGGAGACGTCAGACACCCCGGCCTCAGTGAGCAGGGCGGCGAGCATCAGGCCGTTGGAGTCCGGGATCTGCCCCGGGCCGGGCGTGACGCCGGGCTCGACGAGCTCGTCCCCGGAGGAGATCACCGCCACCCGCACCGGCGGGTGCGTCGACACCGAGTCCACCCCGGCGGAGACCAGGGCGGCCAGCGTGCCGGCGTCGACGCGGGTGCCGGCCCGGGCGACGACGTCCCCGGGGGAGGTGTTGGCCCCGGCGCGGCGGATGTGGGCCCGGCCGGGGGTGACCTCGCGCACGGTGACCTCGGCCGGCAGTACCCCGGGGCCGGGCGGGGTGGTGGTCTGTTCGACGGGCACGACGATGAGCCCGGGGTCGACCGGGTCGCCGACGGGTGCGCCCGTCATGATCCGCACGGCCGCACCACGCGGAACCTCCACCGCCGTCGAGCCGGCCGGGACGTCGCCGGCGACCGGCAGCGTCCAGGGTCCGGCACCGTTCAGGTCGGCGGCGTGGAGGAGGAAACCGTCCATCGCGGAGTTGGAGAACGGCGGGACCGCCAGCGTCGCGACGGCGTCGGCGGCCAGGACGGATCCCAGGGCGGCAACACTCGGGAGGGTGACCGGGGCCGTCGTGCGGCTGAGGGAGAGCACGGCCGCCAGATGCTCGTCGATGGAGCGCGCCGGAGCGCCGACGTG contains the following coding sequences:
- the glp gene encoding gephyrin-like molybdotransferase Glp; translated protein: MSHVGAPARSIDEHLAAVLSLSRTTAPVTLPSVAALGSVLAADAVATLAVPPFSNSAMDGFLLHAADLNGAGPWTLPVAGDVPAGSTAVEVPRGAAVRIMTGAPVGDPVDPGLIVVPVEQTTTPPGPGVLPAEVTVREVTPGRAHIRRAGANTSPGDVVARAGTRVDAGTLAALVSAGVDSVSTHPPVRVAVISSGDELVEPGVTPGPGQIPDSNGLMLAALLTEAGVSDVSRAHAGDVDGGFAEELSRACTDNDLVITSGGVSAGAFDVVREVTGAGDMWFGHVAQKPGAPQGLGVWEDTPLVCLPGNPVAAFVSFHLYVAPLVRALAGHPAPASQLARPHVTAVAEREFPVPRDRAIIVPVRLDWSTGRAVATPFARRGVGSHLVASLVATDGLAVIAPDAPAPAAGDPVTVVLTH